One segment of Rubripirellula amarantea DNA contains the following:
- a CDS encoding serine/threonine-protein kinase, which produces MTQPSSSTVLTFAEAAVRSGLVSERKYARAVEHAGTDNDTVVAETLVMSGIITKYQAEQLRQGRTKLSLGPYLITDFIGQGGMGRVFKAVHRVMGRECAVKVLPLEKSTAESRGSFMREIRTQAGLDNPYVVRAFDAGQDGKIHYLVTEYVPGTDLRQMVRNRLRDGLGPLTMEEAAVVISQSALGLQYAHDLGLIHRDIKPGNILVTPDGHAKLSDIGLAAWSMGLQDDPMAGKIVGTADYLSPEQVRDPRSVGPASDIYSLGCTLYYTVTGKVPFPGGDSRSKCRRHCEETPWHPRNLASDLTEDFVDVIADMMEKDPARRIPSAAEVAERLEPWANAGMAPIAPATDLSEQRQSWTPPPPPNEPSQLREPREIIDASGSGAVNGETEAALHEWSESSYPSGIGLQTSSRPSHTVAIAIALSIAVPLSLLAGAIVGFLVRGRI; this is translated from the coding sequence ATGACGCAACCCTCTTCATCAACCGTGCTAACCTTTGCCGAAGCCGCCGTGCGAAGTGGCTTGGTGAGCGAGCGGAAGTATGCTCGGGCAGTCGAGCATGCCGGCACGGATAACGACACGGTTGTCGCAGAAACGCTGGTGATGAGCGGCATTATCACCAAGTACCAAGCCGAACAACTGCGTCAAGGACGCACGAAACTGTCGCTGGGGCCGTACCTTATCACTGACTTCATCGGCCAAGGCGGTATGGGGCGAGTGTTCAAAGCTGTGCACCGAGTGATGGGGCGTGAATGTGCGGTCAAGGTGTTGCCGCTGGAAAAATCAACTGCTGAATCTCGCGGCAGCTTCATGCGAGAAATTCGCACCCAAGCTGGCCTCGACAATCCCTATGTGGTTCGCGCATTCGATGCCGGACAGGACGGCAAGATTCACTACTTAGTGACCGAGTACGTTCCGGGAACGGATCTGCGGCAAATGGTTCGCAACCGCCTTCGCGATGGGCTTGGTCCGCTGACCATGGAAGAGGCGGCCGTGGTGATTTCTCAATCAGCTTTGGGGCTTCAATACGCGCACGACCTTGGGCTGATTCACCGCGACATCAAACCGGGCAATATCCTTGTTACGCCCGATGGTCATGCGAAGCTTTCGGACATCGGACTGGCTGCCTGGAGCATGGGTCTGCAAGACGATCCCATGGCGGGCAAGATCGTGGGCACCGCTGACTATCTTTCCCCTGAACAGGTTCGTGATCCACGTTCCGTCGGCCCAGCCAGCGACATCTATTCGCTTGGATGCACGCTGTACTACACCGTTACCGGCAAGGTCCCGTTCCCCGGTGGCGATTCGCGATCGAAGTGTCGACGGCACTGCGAAGAAACACCCTGGCACCCTCGCAACTTGGCGTCTGATTTGACCGAGGACTTTGTCGATGTAATCGCGGACATGATGGAAAAAGATCCGGCTCGACGCATCCCATCGGCGGCCGAAGTCGCGGAACGCCTGGAACCTTGGGCCAATGCGGGAATGGCTCCCATCGCACCGGCAACGGATTTGTCTGAACAACGCCAATCATGGACGCCACCACCACCGCCAAACGAACCCTCCCAACTTCGCGAGCCTCGCGAGATCATCGACGCGTCGGGAAGCGGCGCCGTTAATGGAGAAACAGAAGCGGCGCTGCACGAGTGGAGCGAGTCGAGCTATCCATCAGGGATCGGATTGCAAACTTCATCGCGACCATCTCATACCGTCGCCATTGCAATCGCGTTGTCGATCGCCGTCCCCCTAAGCCTGCTGGCGGGCGCCATTGTTGGCTTCCTGGTTCGAGGGCGGATTTAA